One Algihabitans albus genomic region harbors:
- a CDS encoding DJ-1/PfpI family protein: MTITRRLFNTGLAASAATPFALLAAAVARAEKEAAHAMSPELTEQLGGKRDGHLALLLYPQFTALDVFGPHHMFINLWGEKTHLVAKTADPVPTDTGVLIQPTTTFADCPEDLLVICVPGGTLGTLAAMQDEETLSFLQDRASRARWVTSVCTGSLVLGAAGLLQGYRATSHWLTHDILPELGATPVKERVVVDRNRITGGGVTAGIDFGLSIIEALRGRAYAEMVQLFAEYAPDPPFNAGTPETAPPEATAVLTEMFEGFIDDTREVAQTAMTRL, encoded by the coding sequence ATGACCATTACGCGACGCTTGTTCAACACCGGTCTGGCGGCCTCGGCCGCCACGCCCTTTGCCCTGCTGGCCGCCGCCGTGGCCCGCGCGGAAAAGGAAGCGGCTCACGCCATGAGCCCCGAGCTGACGGAACAGCTTGGCGGTAAACGTGACGGGCATCTGGCATTGCTGCTCTATCCCCAATTCACCGCCTTGGACGTCTTCGGTCCCCACCACATGTTCATCAATCTCTGGGGGGAGAAAACGCACCTGGTCGCCAAGACGGCCGATCCCGTTCCGACCGATACCGGCGTTCTGATCCAGCCCACGACGACCTTTGCGGACTGCCCCGAGGATCTTCTGGTGATCTGCGTGCCGGGCGGCACGCTGGGAACGCTCGCCGCGATGCAGGATGAGGAAACCCTCTCCTTCCTGCAGGACCGCGCCAGCCGGGCCCGATGGGTCACCAGCGTTTGCACCGGATCCCTCGTCTTGGGCGCCGCCGGCCTGCTCCAGGGCTACCGCGCCACGTCCCACTGGCTGACTCACGATATCCTGCCGGAGTTGGGGGCCACGCCGGTCAAGGAGCGTGTGGTGGTCGACCGCAACCGGATTACCGGCGGCGGCGTGACCGCGGGCATCGACTTCGGCCTCTCCATCATCGAAGCCCTGCGCGGTCGGGCCTACGCGGAAATGGTGCAGCTTTTCGCCGAGTACGCACCCGATCCGCCGTTCAACGCCGGCACGCCGGAAACCGCGCCGCCGGAGGCCACGGCCGTGCTGACGGAGATGTTCGAGGGTTTTATCGACGATACGCGGGAAGTGGCTCAGACGGCCATGACGCGGCTGTAG
- a CDS encoding lysophospholipid acyltransferase family protein, protein MVWGAEYAFLSAFWGICSLLPPRVASAIGHRLVWSYAPRLSKFRHSVRNLSIAFPNKSQEEIAALARQSWAATGRVLAEYPHVGRICAGSADEGPEMLVDSEVEDLVRDGKPIMFVTAHIANWEIAAGAIAHRLGLPLSVVYSPQQNPYIADRVLRMRRGLACELIEKRKSIRGSLAALSKGRSIGMLIDTRSDEGELVPFFGIDAMTSLVPARLALRTKVPMVPVRVERREGASFRVHLMKPIRVSAEARDEHEAARALTQDILSHYEAWITERPGDWLCSKRRWPKDITRRAASDAPA, encoded by the coding sequence ACGCCTTCCTGTCGGCCTTCTGGGGGATCTGTTCCCTCTTGCCGCCACGGGTCGCTTCCGCCATCGGCCACCGTCTGGTCTGGTCCTACGCCCCTCGCCTCTCGAAGTTCCGCCACTCCGTGCGCAACCTCAGCATCGCCTTTCCGAACAAGAGCCAGGAGGAGATCGCCGCCCTGGCGCGGCAGAGCTGGGCGGCGACCGGGCGCGTTCTGGCCGAGTATCCCCACGTGGGGAGGATCTGCGCAGGATCCGCCGACGAGGGACCCGAAATGCTGGTCGACAGCGAGGTTGAGGACCTGGTGCGGGACGGCAAGCCGATCATGTTCGTCACGGCGCATATCGCCAATTGGGAGATCGCGGCCGGCGCCATCGCCCATCGTCTCGGCCTGCCCCTCAGCGTCGTCTACAGCCCACAGCAAAATCCCTACATCGCCGACCGGGTGCTGAGGATGCGCCGGGGCTTGGCCTGCGAGCTGATCGAAAAGCGAAAATCCATTCGCGGAAGTCTGGCGGCGCTCTCCAAGGGGCGAAGCATCGGCATGCTGATCGATACCCGGTCCGACGAGGGGGAACTTGTCCCCTTCTTCGGGATCGATGCGATGACGTCCCTGGTTCCCGCACGCCTGGCCCTGCGGACGAAGGTCCCGATGGTCCCCGTGCGCGTGGAGCGGCGAGAGGGCGCCAGCTTTCGCGTCCACCTGATGAAACCGATCCGCGTCAGCGCCGAGGCCCGCGACGAACACGAGGCCGCCCGCGCGCTGACCCAGGACATCCTCTCCCACTACGAGGCCTGGATCACCGAACGCCCGGGCGACTGGCTTTGCTCCAAACGGCGCTGGCCGAAGGACATCACGCGCCGGGCGGCCTCCGACGCCCCCGCGTGA